Sequence from the Gloeocapsopsis dulcis genome:
TTCTCACCCACGTTATTTAACATAAAACCTTATATTTTGAAGGACAACTGTGTAGCTGCCCCTGAAGTTTTATTTAAAAATGTAGTAGCTCTACTTGAAACTGATTTGGAAACAGTTAAAAATTTAATTGCTCCGAATCATCTAGTACAGCATCTTCGAGAAGTACTCTCCTGCTGCTTTTTAAGCAGCTTTCTAACGTGTGCCCCTGTAAGTTGAATACCTGTAGATTGTGCGAGATAGTTTGCTAATCGTTCTCCACTCCAAGCATCAAAATTTAATCCAAGCTCACTAGGTTTTCTTCGTACGATTTCCATCAATAATTCAATATATTCTGTTGTTGCTTTGCGATAATTCCCATTTTGCCGCTGGTCTTTCATACTATCTAAGTTGTCTGGTTCGCCATGCGTGCACCAGTAAGCTACAGTACGATACGAGCAACCAATAAAACCAGCAATTTCTTGGTAAGTTTTACCATCATTCATGAGGAGTAACATTAGTACCCTTTCCCTAAAATATGGGCATTGGCTTTCGCGCAGCGCTTGCTGCAGTTGTTCTTTTTGGTAAGGTTTGAGGAAATTCGTGACTGGCATGGCTATAAAACTTGCTGATTGTTGCGTTTGTGCAAGTTGGCTGCACGAGCAGCTAAAGCATAAGTTCATATTGCAACAACTGAGACTATGAACCTATATAAATTTGTCAGTATTTCAGCCTAGAATTACGCCAGTTCAAATCAAACTTTACAGAAACTTTACTTTTATTGGTATTTTATAGCAGAGATCAGAGATCGGAATTGAAATGTGCCAAAGCAATTAGCTAAGTGCTAACAGCTAATCGCTACGTGTGAAGATAACCGGCTGAAAGTTAGTTAGTACGCCATAAATTGCCCAAATTGCCATTGGACGGAGGTAGTGACACGCGCGAAATGTTCCTTGAGCGGTAATAGCTTCTGGAGTGCGGAAC
This genomic interval carries:
- a CDS encoding helix-turn-helix domain-containing protein, whose protein sequence is MPVTNFLKPYQKEQLQQALRESQCPYFRERVLMLLLMNDGKTYQEIAGFIGCSYRTVAYWCTHGEPDNLDSMKDQRQNGNYRKATTEYIELLMEIVRRKPSELGLNFDAWSGERLANYLAQSTGIQLTGAHVRKLLKKQQESTSRRCCTR